One part of the Muntiacus reevesi chromosome 18, mMunRee1.1, whole genome shotgun sequence genome encodes these proteins:
- the LOC136150171 gene encoding olfactory receptor 1468-like, producing MAKRNQTIISEFLLLGLPIQPEHQNLFYALFLAMYVTTVLGNLLIMFLIRLDPHLHTPMYLFLSNLSFSDLCFSSVTMPKLLQNMKSHAPSIPYAGCLAQMYFYLFFGVLESFLLVAMAYDRYVAICFPLHYAAIMSPRLCLALLALSWVLTTAHATLHTLLMARLSFCADNVIPHFFCDTSTLLKLSCSDTRVNGLVILFMGGLILVIPFLLIIMSYARIVSSILKVPSARGIRKAFSTCGSHLSMVSLFYGTIIGLYLCPSTNNSTVKETVMAVMYTVVTPMLNPFIYSLRNRDMKRALGRVFWKKKISFSLKR from the coding sequence ATGGCAAAGAGGAACCAAACCATCATCTCAGAGTTCCTCCTTCTGGGCCTGCCTATCCAGCCAGAGCATCAAAACCTGTTCTATGCTCTGTTCCTGGCCATGTATGTTACCACCGTCCTGGGGAACCTCCTCATAATGTTCCTGATTCGACTGGACCCGCAcctccacacacccatgtatttatttctcagtaacctgtctttctctgacctctgcttctccTCTGTCACCATGCCTAAGTTGTTGCAGAATATGAAGAGCCATGCCCCGTCCATCCCCTACGCAGGCTGTCTGGCCCAGAtgtatttttacttgttttttggaGTTCTTGAGAGCTTCCTGCTTGtggccatggcctatgaccgctacgtggccatctgcttCCCCCTGCACTACGCTGCCATCATGAGCCCCAGGCTCTGTCTCGCTCTGCTGGCGCTGTCCTGGGTGCTGACCACTGCCCATGCCACGTTGCACACCCTGCTCATGGCCAGGCTGTCCTTCTGTGCTGACAATGTGAttcctcactttttctgtgaCACATCTACTTTGTTGAAGCTGTCGTGCTCTGATACTCGAGTCAATGGGTTGGTGATACTTTTCATGGGAGGACTCATTCTCGTGATCCCATTTCTACTCATCATCATGTCCTATGCACGAATTGTCTCCTCCATCCTCAAAGTTCCTTCTGCCAGGGGTATCcgcaaggccttctccacctgtggctcccacctctCCATGGTGTCTCTCTTCTATGGGACAATTATTGGTCTCTACTTGTGCCCATCAACTAATAATTCTACTGTTAAGGAAACTGTGATGGCTGTGATGTACACTGTGGTGactcccatgctgaaccccttcatctacagcctgaggaacagagACATGAAAAGAGCCCTGGGAAGAgtcttttggaaaaagaaaatatctttctctCTAAAACGGTAA
- the LOC136149947 gene encoding olfactory receptor 1D2-like — protein sequence MHGGNQTGVSDFLLLGISENPEQERVLFWMFLSMYLVTVVGNVSIILAIGSDSRLHTPMYFFLANLSFTDLFFVTNTIPKMLVNLQSQNKAISYVGCLTQLYFLVSLVTLDNLILATMAYDRYVAICHPLHYVTVMSPGLCTLLLTSCWALAVLYGLMLTLLMTKVTFCGSRKIHYIFCEMYVLLRLACSNTQITHIVLITTGIFIFLTPFGFMMVSYVRIVRAILQIPSASSKYKAFSTCGSHLAVVSLFYGTLCMVYLQPIQTYSMKDSVATVMYAVVTPMMNPFIYSLRNKDMHGALGRLFRGKGFQRLT from the coding sequence ATGCATGGAGGCAATCAGACTGGGGTCTCTgacttcctcctcctggggatctcaGAGAATCCTGAGCAAGAGCGGGTCCTGTTTTGGATGTTCCTGTCCATGTACCTGGTCACGGTGGTGGGAAACGTGTCCATCATTTTAGCCATTGGCTCTGACTCCCGCCTGCAcactcccatgtacttcttcctggccAACCTCTCCTTCACCGACCTCTTCTTCGTCACCAACACAATCCCCAAGATGCTGGTGAACCTTCAGTCCCAGAACAAAGCCATCTCATATGTGGGGTGTCTGACCCAGCTCTACTTCCTGGTCTCCTTGGTGACTCTGGACAACCTCATCCTGGCCACGATGGCATATGACCGttacgtggccatctgccacccgcTCCACTATGTCACAGTCATGAGCCCTGGGCTCTGTACTTTGCTCCTCACCTCATGTTGGGCACTTGCTGTCCTCTATGGCCTCATGCTCACCCTCCTCATGACCAAGGTGACTTTCTGTGGGTCCCGGAAGATACACTACATCTTCTGCGAGATGTATGTCCTACTGAGGCTCGCATGTTCCAACACTCAGATCACTCACATAGTGCTGATCACCACAGGCATCTTTATCTTCCTCACTCCCTTTGGGTTCATGATGGTGTCCTATGTCCGGATTGTCAGAGCCATCCTCCAAATACCCTCAGCTTCCAGCAAATACAAAGCTTTCTCCACCTGCGGTTCCCACTTGGCTGTGGTCTCCCTCTTCTATGGGACCCTTTGTATGGTGTACCTGCAGCCCATCCAAACCTACTCCATGAAGGACTCAGTAGCCACAGTGATGTATGCTGTGGTGACCCCCATGATGAATCCtttcatctacagcctgaggaacaaggACATGCATGGGGCTCTGGGAAGGCTGTTTCGAGGGAAAGGCTTTCAGAGGTTGACATGA
- the LOC136150172 gene encoding olfactory receptor 1D2-like, whose amino-acid sequence MDGSNHSRVSEFLLLGLSESPEHQRILFWMFLSMYLVTVVGNVLIILAISFDSQLHTPMYFFLANLSFTDLFFVTNTIPKMLVNLQSQNKAISYVGCLTQLYFLVSLVALDNLILATMAYDRYVAICRPLHYTSAMSPRVCISLLTLCWALSVLYGLIHTLLMTNVAFCGPQKIHYIFCEMYVLLRLACSNTQINHTVLIATGSFIFLTPFGFMVMSYVWIVRAILRIPSASSKYKAFSTCASHLAVVSLFYGTLCMVYLKPLDTYSMKDSVATVMYAVVTPMMNPFIYSLRNKDIHGALGRFVIGKSFRG is encoded by the coding sequence ATGGATGGAAGCAACCATAGTAGAGTCTCTGAGTTCCTGCTCCTTGGGCTGTCAGAGAGTCCTGAGCATCAGAGGATCCTGTTTTGGATGTTTCTGTCCATGTACCTGGTCACAGTGGTGGGAAATGTGCTCATCATCTTGGCCATCAGCTTTGATTCCCAACTGCAcactcccatgtacttcttcctggccAACCTCTCCTTCACCGACCTCTTCTTTGTCACCAACACAATTCCCAAGATGCTGGTGAACCTTCAGTCCCAGAACAAAGCCATCTCATACGTGGGGTGTCTGACCCAGCTCTACTTCCTGGTCTCCTTGGTGGCTCTGGACAACCTCATCCTGGCCACGATGGcatatgaccgctacgtggccatctgccgcCCGCTCCACTACACCTCGGCCATGAGCCCAAGGGTCTGTATTTCACTCCTTACCCTGTGCTGGGCACTCTCTGTCCTCTATGGCCTCATTCACACCCTCCTCATGACCAATGTGGCCTTCTGTGGGCCCCAGAAGATTCACTATATCTTTTGCGAGATGTATGTCTTATTGAGACTCGCATGTTCCAACACCCAGATCAATCACACAGTGCTGATTGCCACAGGATCCTTTATCTTCCTCACCCCCTTTGGATTCATGGTCATGTCCTATGTCTGGATTGTCAGAGCCATCCTCCGAATACCCTCAGCCTCCAGCAAGtacaaagccttctccacctgtgcctcCCATTTGGCTGTGGTCTCCCTCTTCTATGGGACACTTTGTATGGTATATCTGAAGCCTCTCGACACCTACTCCATGAAGGACTCAGTAGCCACAGTGATGTATGCTGTGGTGACCCCCATGATGAACCCtttcatctacagcctgaggaacaaggACATACATGGAGCTCTGGGAAGATTCGTCATAGGAAAATCTTTCAGAGG